The following proteins are co-located in the Desulfoscipio sp. XC116 genome:
- the mtnA gene encoding S-methyl-5-thioribose-1-phosphate isomerase, with the protein METMRWVDGFLEILDQTLLPGKAEYIKCEHYATVCDAIRRLSVRGAPAIGAAAAYGLALGAAALKLAGRDEFIAAVGQIARDLSATRPTAVNLQWALDRMLGVLQSNGSNSIEGLKEALLAEAHAIYAEDLASNRRMGEFGEKLIPPHAGILTHCNAGALATAGIGTALGVIRAAHQAGKNISVYADETRPLLQGARLTTWEMVQEKIPVTLLTDNMAGYLMAGGKVNLVIVGADRIAANGDVANKIGTYGVAVLAKEHGLPFYVAAPMSTVDFNIAGGREIPIENRDEREVTHFAGQQVAPAGIKVWNPAFDVTPARLVTAIITDRGVARPPYTDTLAALAGK; encoded by the coding sequence ATGGAGACAATGCGCTGGGTTGACGGCTTCCTGGAGATTTTGGACCAGACTTTGCTGCCGGGTAAAGCCGAGTATATCAAATGCGAGCACTATGCCACTGTCTGCGATGCTATTCGCCGGCTAAGTGTGCGTGGCGCGCCGGCTATCGGAGCCGCCGCCGCTTACGGGCTGGCTCTGGGCGCTGCGGCTCTGAAACTTGCGGGCAGGGATGAATTTATTGCAGCGGTGGGGCAAATTGCCCGGGATTTATCCGCCACCAGGCCTACGGCGGTTAATTTGCAATGGGCTTTGGACCGGATGCTGGGGGTTTTGCAAAGTAACGGCTCCAATAGTATTGAGGGTTTAAAGGAAGCATTGCTGGCGGAGGCCCACGCTATTTATGCGGAAGACCTGGCAAGCAACCGCCGCATGGGTGAGTTCGGTGAAAAGCTGATCCCCCCCCACGCCGGAATTTTAACGCATTGCAATGCCGGTGCTCTGGCCACTGCGGGTATCGGCACCGCTCTGGGGGTAATCCGGGCGGCTCATCAGGCCGGTAAAAATATAAGTGTATACGCGGACGAAACCAGACCTCTGCTCCAGGGAGCCCGTTTAACCACTTGGGAAATGGTACAGGAAAAAATACCGGTGACCCTTCTGACGGATAATATGGCGGGTTATCTGATGGCCGGCGGCAAGGTGAACCTGGTTATTGTGGGGGCGGACCGTATTGCCGCCAATGGTGATGTGGCCAACAAAATCGGCACTTATGGCGTGGCGGTGCTGGCCAAAGAGCATGGCTTACCCTTTTACGTGGCCGCGCCCATGTCCACCGTTGATTTTAATATAGCCGGCGGGCGGGAGATACCTATTGAGAACCGGGATGAGCGGGAAGTGACCCATTTTGCCGGGCAGCAGGTGGCCCCGGCGGGAATAAAGGTTTGGAATCCGGCATTTGACGTTACACCGGCCCGCTTGGTGACCGCCATTATCACCGACCGGGGCGTGGCCCGGCCGCCTTATACGGATACGCTGGCGGCGCTGGCCGGTAAGTAG
- the mtnP gene encoding S-methyl-5'-thioadenosine phosphorylase, whose product MSVRIAIIGGTGVYDPNILKDITEEKVDTPFGGIKVKVGSYQGKRVAFMARHGEDHSVAPHRINYRANIAGLRMLGVKNIFATAAVGSLNPDMKPKEFVFIDQFLDFTKSRPQTFAEQGVIHLDMTDPYCPRLRQVLCNAAQKQGLPYHKKGTYVCMEGPRFETPAEIRMLKQLGGDVVGMTSVPEVVLAREAEICYATIVMVTNFAAGISPDCLSHQEVVDVMNENVNNLRGLVMEAIAGVDEQADCLCQHLPQDPSSVK is encoded by the coding sequence ATGAGCGTACGTATTGCCATTATCGGAGGCACCGGGGTATACGACCCCAATATACTGAAGGATATTACCGAGGAAAAGGTGGATACGCCCTTTGGCGGCATCAAAGTGAAAGTGGGCAGTTACCAAGGCAAGAGGGTGGCATTTATGGCCCGGCACGGTGAAGACCATTCCGTGGCGCCGCATCGTATCAATTACCGGGCCAATATAGCCGGGCTGCGTATGCTGGGTGTGAAAAATATTTTTGCCACCGCGGCGGTGGGTTCTTTAAATCCCGATATGAAGCCCAAGGAGTTTGTCTTTATCGATCAGTTCTTGGACTTTACCAAATCCAGGCCCCAAACCTTTGCGGAGCAGGGGGTTATACACCTGGATATGACCGATCCCTATTGCCCGCGTTTGCGTCAAGTGCTGTGCAATGCCGCCCAAAAACAAGGTTTGCCCTACCACAAAAAAGGCACATATGTTTGCATGGAGGGACCGCGGTTTGAAACTCCGGCGGAGATTCGTATGCTCAAACAGCTGGGCGGCGACGTGGTGGGCATGACCAGCGTACCTGAAGTGGTGCTGGCCCGGGAAGCGGAAATATGCTACGCCACCATTGTTATGGTTACGAACTTTGCCGCGGGTATATCCCCGGATTGCCTTTCTCACCAGGAAGTAGTGGATGTTATGAATGAAAACGTAAACAATTTAAGAGGTCTTGTCATGGAAGCCATAGCCGGAGTCGATGAGCAGGCTGACTGTTTATGTCAGCATCTGCCGCAGGATCCATCCTCAGTGAAGTAG
- a CDS encoding amino acid permease, giving the protein MKQSDGLSAGQLTMLALGTVVGGSFFLGSSIAIRAAGPAILLSFILGGILVYLILAALSEMTVADPKAGSFRTYSERLFGPWLGFMVGWVYWTGLILAMSSEATAASIFLRAWIPQVPLQILAILIVIAVTLLNLLGAKLLSNLEGGLASIKIGALIGFIGLAIALILGLVPQEAPVGLGALVQEPFSPGGISGIAGSMLIVLFSYAGFEIIGLAASEARAPHKTIPRAITYTVIALVGLYCVVIAVLLPLIPTGTLSEEQSPFVAALNVNGLNWAADSINVVLVSAILSTMLASTFGLGRMIRSLADAGHAPSVLKDRGDIPLRGILFSGAAMLLSVSLGYILPERIYIFLVSAGGFSLLFAYVIILITHYRHRKINGCPPQGNCQLAGFPFSSLLAITGLIIAILSMPFIPGQGSGLYVGLMLAAFYLILYYLFKILPGKKLLRITAYAKPLPDKFRRNKPSKK; this is encoded by the coding sequence ATGAAACAAAGTGACGGATTATCCGCGGGGCAATTAACTATGCTGGCCCTTGGAACTGTTGTTGGCGGTTCCTTTTTCTTGGGTTCTTCGATAGCAATTAGAGCTGCCGGTCCGGCGATTCTGCTTTCCTTTATTTTGGGAGGTATTTTAGTTTACTTAATTCTGGCGGCTCTCTCTGAAATGACCGTGGCCGATCCTAAAGCCGGTTCTTTTAGAACTTATTCGGAAAGATTATTTGGACCATGGCTTGGATTTATGGTTGGTTGGGTCTATTGGACAGGCCTGATTCTAGCCATGTCAAGTGAAGCAACCGCAGCTTCAATTTTCTTGCGAGCATGGATACCACAAGTTCCATTACAGATTTTAGCAATCTTAATTGTAATTGCAGTCACCCTTTTAAATTTACTGGGTGCAAAGCTTTTAAGCAATCTTGAAGGCGGCCTGGCATCAATAAAAATAGGCGCTTTAATTGGTTTTATCGGCCTGGCTATTGCTCTGATATTGGGATTAGTTCCTCAAGAAGCTCCTGTCGGACTGGGAGCCCTGGTCCAGGAACCGTTCTCCCCGGGTGGCATTTCAGGGATTGCCGGAAGCATGTTAATTGTTCTCTTCAGTTATGCCGGATTTGAAATAATAGGATTAGCCGCTTCAGAAGCACGGGCACCACATAAAACCATACCCAGGGCAATAACATACACGGTTATTGCCCTGGTAGGATTATACTGTGTCGTAATTGCCGTATTACTTCCACTGATTCCCACCGGAACCCTTAGCGAAGAACAAAGCCCATTTGTTGCGGCTCTTAACGTCAATGGTTTGAACTGGGCCGCCGACTCTATCAATGTTGTTTTAGTGAGTGCCATCCTTTCAACAATGCTGGCATCTACTTTTGGTTTGGGAAGAATGATTCGGTCACTGGCAGATGCGGGGCACGCGCCCTCTGTTTTAAAAGACCGTGGTGATATACCCTTGCGCGGTATACTTTTTTCCGGTGCCGCCATGCTTCTTTCCGTAAGTTTGGGATACATTTTACCGGAACGGATTTATATTTTTTTAGTCAGCGCCGGTGGGTTTTCTTTGCTATTTGCTTACGTAATAATTTTGATCACACATTATCGCCATAGAAAGATTAATGGCTGCCCCCCTCAAGGTAATTGCCAATTGGCCGGTTTCCCCTTTAGCTCGTTATTAGCCATTACAGGCTTGATAATCGCTATCCTTTCCATGCCTTTTATCCCCGGTCAGGGATCAGGTCTATATGTGGGATTAATGCTTGCGGCCTTTTACTTAATCCTTTATTATCTTTTTAAAATACTGCCCGGTAAAAAGCTTTTAAGAATAACAGCATACGCAAAACCATTACCCGATAAATTTCGAAGGAATAAACCATCGAAAAAATAG
- a CDS encoding PadR family transcriptional regulator: MSGKKKDRETLMKLILGLYILKLLQQGPNHGNKLVMEIKQRTQDAYIPNTNALYPLLRKMEERGYVVGEWESPTTRGKRVYTITDAGVARIPALELMLEERLKQIERNIEILRLDLLDH; the protein is encoded by the coding sequence ATGTCCGGTAAAAAGAAAGACCGGGAAACCCTGATGAAGCTTATTTTGGGGTTATACATACTAAAGCTGCTTCAGCAGGGGCCTAATCACGGCAATAAGCTTGTGATGGAAATAAAACAGCGCACACAAGACGCATATATACCTAATACGAACGCCTTGTATCCCCTGCTGCGAAAGATGGAAGAACGGGGATATGTAGTCGGAGAATGGGAAAGCCCGACGACACGCGGTAAACGGGTATACACTATAACTGATGCCGGCGTCGCTCGGATACCGGCATTGGAATTAATGCTGGAAGAGCGGCTGAAACAAATTGAACGGAATATTGAAATTCTGCGCTTGGACTTGCTTGACCATTAG
- a CDS encoding DHA2 family efflux MFS transporter permease subunit translates to MEQQETAKKDSFWLPLFVVVIAAFAAILNNSSINVALPKMMAIFGVSAEDAQWILTAYMLTSGIVIPVTGYLGDRLGTKRVYLICTAIFTLGSVLCSLAWNNSSMVAARVVQGIGGGAMMPISMAIVYRIVPREKIGLALGFWGMAAVCGPAIGPTLGGYIVDNLNWRFLFTMNIPVGVTGLFLTHLLIPEGPLRKNLKFDYWGFIFSTVGCFALLLALSEGTNKGWSSYYIVSLFTFSFFTLLLFIIVELNQEQPMLDLRLFKSRVFSISVFAGSLITVGLYGGVFLIPLFTQNLLSMTPYETGLLLMPAAIVTALMMPISGFLFDKFGAKLLAATGLILLAWGTFEFHNLSLDTSNQSIILFAIIRSLGMGLAMMPITTAGMNTIPLNLVGRASSLNNVTRQIAGSFGIAVLTAVMQNRQAFHAARLSEAVSATSPAATSLLAQLQGLLAHTGAGIASKGAALGILSGLIAQSSMVWAIDDTFVVAALFIFIAIPLSFFLNKPAKEVDLPGTSTNA, encoded by the coding sequence TTGGAGCAGCAAGAAACAGCAAAAAAGGATTCTTTTTGGCTGCCGCTATTTGTGGTGGTTATCGCCGCCTTTGCGGCAATATTAAACAACAGCTCAATAAACGTGGCACTGCCTAAAATGATGGCCATTTTCGGAGTATCGGCGGAAGATGCCCAATGGATTTTAACCGCATACATGCTGACTTCCGGTATAGTTATCCCGGTCACAGGCTATCTCGGCGACCGTCTGGGCACCAAGCGGGTTTATCTTATATGTACAGCCATTTTCACACTCGGCTCGGTATTATGCAGTCTGGCCTGGAATAACAGTTCCATGGTGGCGGCAAGAGTGGTGCAAGGTATTGGCGGGGGCGCCATGATGCCGATAAGCATGGCCATAGTATACAGGATCGTTCCCAGGGAGAAAATCGGTCTGGCCCTTGGATTCTGGGGTATGGCGGCGGTGTGCGGACCGGCTATCGGGCCGACGCTGGGCGGTTATATTGTAGACAATTTAAACTGGCGGTTTCTTTTTACTATGAACATACCTGTAGGGGTTACCGGATTATTTTTAACCCATCTTTTGATCCCGGAAGGTCCTTTGCGCAAGAACCTTAAATTTGATTATTGGGGATTTATCTTTTCCACCGTGGGCTGCTTTGCACTGCTCCTGGCACTGAGTGAAGGGACCAATAAAGGCTGGAGTTCTTATTACATCGTGTCTTTATTTACTTTTTCTTTCTTTACTCTGCTGCTATTTATTATCGTTGAGCTTAACCAGGAACAGCCAATGCTTGACCTTAGACTGTTTAAAAGCCGTGTTTTCTCTATCAGCGTCTTTGCCGGCAGCTTGATTACGGTCGGCCTGTACGGAGGTGTCTTTTTAATACCCCTCTTTACTCAGAACCTGCTGTCCATGACACCTTATGAAACCGGGCTATTGCTTATGCCTGCCGCCATTGTGACAGCTTTGATGATGCCCATCAGCGGCTTTCTCTTCGACAAGTTCGGCGCAAAACTTCTGGCAGCCACGGGCTTGATTCTGTTAGCCTGGGGAACTTTTGAATTCCATAATTTGAGTTTAGATACAAGCAACCAGAGCATCATATTATTTGCAATAATAAGATCTTTAGGCATGGGGCTGGCAATGATGCCCATAACCACCGCCGGAATGAATACTATCCCGCTTAATCTGGTAGGCAGAGCCTCCTCCCTGAATAACGTCACCCGCCAGATTGCCGGTTCTTTTGGTATAGCTGTTCTTACGGCAGTAATGCAAAACAGGCAGGCTTTCCATGCCGCTCGTTTGTCGGAAGCCGTTTCCGCGACCTCTCCTGCCGCCACCTCCCTGTTGGCACAACTGCAGGGGCTATTAGCGCATACCGGAGCGGGAATAGCGTCTAAAGGCGCCGCGCTGGGAATACTAAGCGGACTTATAGCCCAGAGCTCCATGGTCTGGGCCATAGATGACACCTTTGTTGTAGCTGCGCTGTTTATATTTATAGCAATTCCCCTGTCTTTTTTCCTAAACAAGCCCGCTAAAGAGGTCGATTTACCCGGTACATCAACAAATGCTTAA
- a CDS encoding DUF3909 family protein — protein sequence MQNVINTVKEKLNGVMLQELTDKQKIQFKNNYNCKLYNFEYGLNTDGDLVIYTNKNNYTNMVYFMGFDHAKNDYIKLKIEMEDVVTAVYDIDNERVANLAQKLGLKPKGDRR from the coding sequence ATGCAAAATGTAATTAATACGGTTAAGGAAAAACTAAATGGTGTTATGTTGCAAGAATTAACAGATAAACAAAAGATTCAATTCAAGAACAATTATAACTGCAAACTATACAACTTTGAGTATGGGCTAAATACAGATGGAGATTTAGTAATTTACACAAATAAAAATAATTACACTAATATGGTTTATTTCATGGGATTTGATCATGCTAAAAATGATTACATCAAATTAAAAATAGAGATGGAAGATGTCGTAACTGCTGTTTATGATATTGATAACGAAAGAGTTGCAAATTTAGCACAGAAATTAGGCTTAAAACCCAAAGGAGACCGCAGATAA
- a CDS encoding ABC transporter ATP-binding protein, producing the protein MVKFENVAKKYYREAALDNVSFELPGGKIVGLIGPNGSGKSTALKLMAGLIRANRGKVTVCGKPACRRISEDVAFLSELDAFYSFYTVKETINFYHEQYRDFDLDKAESMLKFMQLKPDAQVKDLSKGNRGRLKIVLTLSRRAKLILMDEPLSGLDPIVRESIIEGLASFIDLEQQTVIMTTHEVSEIEPLLDMVVAIRDGNVLKIEEIDNIREEHNISLVEWMKKVFV; encoded by the coding sequence ATGGTTAAATTTGAAAATGTAGCCAAGAAATATTATAGAGAAGCAGCTCTGGATAACGTAAGTTTCGAACTCCCCGGCGGGAAAATAGTTGGTTTAATCGGTCCCAACGGAAGCGGTAAATCAACAGCACTAAAGCTTATGGCAGGACTGATAAGGGCCAATAGAGGAAAAGTAACCGTGTGCGGTAAACCGGCCTGCCGGAGAATCAGTGAAGATGTTGCCTTCCTTTCCGAACTAGATGCTTTTTATTCTTTTTATACCGTTAAAGAAACCATTAACTTTTACCATGAACAGTATAGAGATTTTGACTTGGATAAAGCAGAGTCAATGTTAAAGTTTATGCAATTAAAACCGGATGCACAAGTTAAGGATCTTTCCAAAGGCAACCGGGGCCGTCTTAAGATTGTTTTGACTTTATCCCGGCGTGCCAAGCTTATTTTAATGGATGAACCTTTATCAGGGCTGGATCCCATAGTCCGGGAATCGATAATTGAGGGTTTGGCTTCTTTTATAGACTTGGAACAACAGACTGTTATAATGACCACCCATGAAGTATCGGAGATAGAACCACTTTTAGATATGGTTGTAGCTATACGCGATGGTAATGTATTAAAGATCGAAGAAATAGATAATATACGGGAAGAACACAATATTAGTTTGGTTGAGTGGATGAAAAAAGTTTTTGTGTAA
- a CDS encoding GntR family transcriptional regulator, whose product MTDGFNATQPIYLQLVQKVIIQIVRGDLKVGEKLSSVRELGTQFKVNPNTVQRAYAELERLTVVETRRGLGTFITEDETRLDQLREQLKHEKIVTFIQDMKEMGFNSMEIKAGLDGHLAN is encoded by the coding sequence ATGACTGACGGATTTAATGCAACTCAACCAATATATCTCCAGCTTGTTCAGAAGGTTATCATACAAATTGTACGGGGTGATTTAAAGGTGGGAGAGAAGCTGTCTTCGGTCAGAGAATTGGGTACGCAGTTCAAAGTAAATCCCAACACGGTACAGCGGGCATATGCCGAGCTTGAACGTTTAACTGTTGTGGAAACCAGACGGGGGCTTGGTACCTTCATAACAGAGGACGAAACACGTTTAGACCAATTGCGCGAACAATTAAAGCACGAAAAAATTGTTACCTTTATTCAAGACATGAAAGAAATGGGTTTTAACTCAATGGAAATTAAAGCCGGGTTAGATGGACATCTGGCCAATTAA
- a CDS encoding copper amine oxidase N-terminal domain-containing protein, with product MNRTLKAYIVRNLYKLLTVLVVSGMFVLIAEMPASANVETAMKLRMEEIDYVTAGQADLSYVPLFYEREEDRPALKIIVDAVNVMSKHPAQLHKQDPWEAFFDTEFVLQLKDGTFIVLTYASQDIVNLSLPGQEPFGVDPVIAAEYSNLIGLFIIPTYNIPWPDTMMLGKMYPVQGKTTESREINIFIGPLRGVSGGNNYEGVNGRFFPNKDDLYIASIPVKFGRYDTSVVIPPFGEALNGGMVPIAPGQWELYTVASNQESSNALTVAPNPNPLLTVNGRFVPSDMPPRIEQGRLLVPLRVLSSALGVAIEWDAQSNTVLVNTKATELSERFSSVSIELWINGSKANPETPPSLYQNHVFVPARFIAETLGVQVKWDAELGTVNFTTKAN from the coding sequence GTGAATCGAACTTTAAAAGCATATATTGTTCGTAATCTATATAAATTGTTAACTGTTCTTGTAGTGTCCGGTATGTTCGTTCTCATCGCCGAAATGCCGGCGAGTGCCAATGTTGAAACAGCCATGAAGCTTCGCATGGAAGAAATTGACTATGTGACAGCCGGACAAGCTGATTTAAGCTATGTGCCCTTATTTTATGAACGTGAGGAAGACCGCCCCGCTCTGAAGATTATAGTTGATGCGGTAAATGTTATGAGTAAACACCCCGCGCAATTACATAAACAGGATCCTTGGGAAGCTTTTTTTGATACGGAATTCGTGCTGCAGCTAAAAGATGGTACTTTTATTGTGCTTACGTACGCATCTCAAGATATAGTCAATTTATCCTTGCCCGGGCAAGAGCCCTTTGGAGTAGACCCGGTAATTGCCGCCGAATATTCAAATCTAATCGGACTTTTTATTATACCGACTTATAATATTCCCTGGCCGGACACGATGATGCTGGGGAAAATGTACCCTGTGCAGGGAAAAACTACAGAGAGCAGAGAGATCAATATTTTTATCGGACCGTTGCGCGGCGTCTCTGGAGGAAATAACTATGAAGGGGTAAACGGGCGATTCTTTCCCAATAAAGATGATCTATACATTGCATCCATCCCGGTCAAATTCGGCAGATACGATACCTCAGTAGTCATACCTCCCTTTGGGGAAGCATTAAACGGGGGAATGGTACCCATTGCCCCTGGTCAATGGGAGCTTTATACCGTAGCCTCTAACCAGGAAAGTTCGAACGCACTCACTGTTGCACCAAATCCTAATCCATTATTAACGGTTAACGGACGGTTTGTTCCCTCAGACATGCCCCCGCGTATTGAGCAAGGCCGTCTCCTTGTTCCATTGCGGGTTCTGAGCTCTGCTTTGGGCGTTGCCATAGAGTGGGATGCCCAGTCCAATACCGTTTTAGTTAATACCAAAGCAACCGAACTTTCGGAGCGGTTTTCCTCAGTCTCAATTGAACTGTGGATTAACGGCAGTAAAGCCAATCCGGAAACTCCGCCCAGTTTGTATCAAAACCACGTGTTTGTCCCCGCCCGTTTCATTGCGGAAACTTTAGGAGTCCAAGTGAAATGGGATGCAGAGCTGGGAACTGTCAATTTTACTACCAAGGCAAATTAA
- a CDS encoding HAMP domain-containing sensor histidine kinase, translating into MKSMMKILSRYVLSAAVIAIILLIINFALLIAWIVQTSKIAPKDYSVSQLANGLTESDGIYSLSGFAKNEIARQYQWAMLLSDDGHVIWSENLPGDVPLKYSVSDVAGFTRWYLNDYPVHVWRHPDGLFVLGGARDSVWKHGIEMPHKVMDNALAWFPAVLILNGAAAVLLALLFGLQLFRSLKPLAEGIENMAEKRLVELSTRGLLGDLAAGINKTSARLTKQEAALNKRDNARTTWIAGVSHDIRTPLSIVMGYSSQLEDDPELPQSKREQAGIIRRQSERIKTLVSDLNLASKLEYDMQPLRRGSVALAPLLRVVAADFLNSGLSGSYSVAVMIGENAQNTVVGGDEELLKRALYNLMANSIRHNPNGCDIKVTLEKGWGNCSLSVSDNGIGFTQEALNNLNYPKGSARLENHGLGLTIVRQIIKAHGGTTEFRNLPEGGCAVVLGLSVSTADADL; encoded by the coding sequence ATGAAAAGCATGATGAAAATTCTATCACGCTATGTACTCTCTGCCGCCGTAATTGCAATTATTCTACTGATCATCAATTTCGCTTTGCTGATAGCATGGATCGTTCAGACGAGCAAAATAGCCCCAAAGGACTACAGCGTCTCACAGCTGGCTAATGGCCTGACCGAGTCCGACGGCATTTACTCGCTTTCCGGATTTGCAAAAAATGAGATTGCAAGACAATATCAATGGGCGATGCTGTTGAGCGATGACGGCCATGTGATCTGGAGCGAGAATCTGCCGGGCGACGTACCGCTGAAATACTCTGTTTCGGATGTGGCCGGTTTTACCCGTTGGTACTTGAATGACTATCCGGTCCATGTCTGGCGGCATCCGGACGGTCTTTTCGTATTGGGCGGTGCCAGGGACAGTGTCTGGAAGCACGGCATCGAAATGCCGCATAAGGTAATGGATAATGCCCTTGCCTGGTTTCCGGCCGTTCTGATCCTAAACGGCGCGGCTGCCGTTCTGCTTGCGCTGCTTTTCGGCTTGCAGCTGTTCCGTTCTCTGAAACCGCTGGCCGAGGGCATTGAGAACATGGCCGAAAAACGCCTTGTAGAGCTCTCCACCCGCGGCCTTCTTGGCGACCTTGCCGCCGGAATCAATAAAACCTCGGCCCGGCTGACAAAACAGGAGGCCGCTCTAAATAAGCGGGACAACGCCCGCACGACATGGATTGCCGGTGTGTCCCATGATATCCGTACGCCGCTGTCCATCGTGATGGGCTATTCAAGTCAGCTTGAAGACGATCCCGAGCTGCCGCAATCCAAACGGGAACAAGCGGGCATCATCCGCAGGCAGAGCGAACGGATCAAAACGTTGGTAAGCGATTTAAACCTGGCTTCCAAACTCGAATACGACATGCAGCCGCTTCGGCGGGGTTCCGTTGCACTGGCGCCGCTCCTGCGCGTTGTCGCAGCTGATTTTTTAAACAGCGGGCTTTCCGGCAGCTATTCCGTCGCCGTTATGATCGGCGAAAATGCTCAAAACACGGTGGTCGGCGGCGATGAAGAGCTTTTGAAGCGGGCGCTCTACAATTTGATGGCCAACAGTATTCGGCACAACCCCAATGGATGTGATATTAAGGTCACTCTGGAAAAAGGCTGGGGCAATTGTTCTCTTTCCGTTTCCGACAACGGCATTGGTTTCACGCAGGAGGCGCTTAACAACCTGAATTATCCGAAAGGCTCTGCCCGACTGGAAAACCACGGTCTGGGCCTTACCATAGTCCGGCAGATTATCAAGGCGCACGGGGGAACCACAGAGTTCCGCAATCTTCCCGAAGGAGGCTGCGCAGTTGTACTTGGCTTGTCCGTGAGCACTGCGGACGCTGATTTATGA
- a CDS encoding response regulator transcription factor: MNDIFDCRLLIVDDEPELRRMVSEILRREGFMKVISAAGCKEARQLFALEKPDGVILDVSLPDGDGFSLMREFRAISAAPVLFLSARDEDEDRLLGLGLGADDYITKPFLPRELTLRLCAVLSRAYFPVVLRRTEKPAFRLGETEIDLNSGTVSAKAGLFTLTAKEFILLEKLYENRGKIVTGDGLCRAAWGDNLYGYENTLMVHIRRLREKIEPEPSAPRYLVTVRGLGYKLTGVEDK; encoded by the coding sequence ATGAACGATATTTTTGATTGTAGGCTGCTGATCGTAGACGACGAGCCGGAGCTGCGCAGGATGGTAAGTGAAATACTGCGGCGGGAAGGTTTTATGAAGGTCATTTCCGCCGCCGGCTGCAAAGAAGCGCGTCAGTTATTTGCGTTGGAGAAACCGGACGGCGTGATTTTGGATGTTTCCCTGCCGGACGGGGACGGCTTTTCACTGATGCGCGAATTTCGCGCCATATCGGCCGCTCCGGTATTATTTCTTTCCGCGCGCGATGAGGATGAAGACCGTCTGCTTGGCCTGGGACTTGGCGCGGACGATTATATTACCAAGCCATTTTTGCCGCGCGAACTGACTCTGAGACTCTGTGCCGTACTGAGCCGCGCCTATTTTCCGGTTGTTCTCAGACGAACGGAAAAGCCGGCCTTCCGTCTGGGCGAGACGGAAATAGACTTAAACAGCGGAACGGTATCGGCAAAAGCCGGCCTGTTTACACTTACCGCCAAGGAGTTTATTTTGCTTGAAAAACTATATGAGAACCGGGGAAAAATCGTAACCGGTGACGGCTTATGCCGCGCGGCCTGGGGGGACAATCTCTATGGTTATGAGAATACATTGATGGTGCACATCCGCCGACTGCGCGAGAAGATCGAACCGGAGCCCTCGGCTCCGCGTTATCTGGTCACCGTGCGCGGCCTTGGCTATAAGCTGACAGGGGTAGAAGATAAATGA